A section of the Roseivirga sp. BDSF3-8 genome encodes:
- a CDS encoding ATP-dependent RecD-like DNA helicase: MSEAIATILQQQFPHKPTAGQQGLFQNFARFWQDDSGDRPCLLLRGYAGTGKTSLISAIVRAMPRLGYRYVLLAPTGRAAKVMSGYAKRAAFTIHKKIYKPKGEEGGGSSLAFSRQKNYYKKTLFIVDEASMLSESAEFGGASLLSDLIRFVYEDENNRLMLVGDNAQLPPVHQLESKALDKAWLKEKYKLNVYETELTEVMRQEQESGILNNATELRQELVKKDFSIHFRTGKYKDIYRMTGERLEDGLRYAYDKFGTEDTIVICRSNRAAVQYNEYIRRSIFWQESEIEAGDLLMIVRNNYTFLPETAAAGFLANGDFVEVMKIVTFEELYGLRFATLELRLLDYPDQEPFEAKVILDTLHSHSPSLPQEDNRRLYQEVLMDYSDLASKTERMKAVRKDPYLNALQVKFAYALTCHKSQGGQWQAVFVDQGYLPDDQVDKEYIRWLYTAVTRAKSELYLVNFHPKFF; the protein is encoded by the coding sequence GTGAGTGAGGCCATAGCGACCATACTCCAACAGCAATTTCCACATAAGCCTACTGCAGGCCAGCAGGGGCTTTTTCAGAACTTTGCCCGTTTTTGGCAGGATGATAGCGGCGACCGGCCGTGCCTGCTTCTAAGAGGCTATGCAGGTACGGGTAAAACATCGCTTATCAGTGCCATTGTGCGGGCTATGCCCCGGCTGGGCTATCGTTACGTGCTCCTGGCACCTACAGGCCGGGCGGCCAAGGTGATGTCCGGTTATGCCAAACGGGCCGCTTTTACCATCCACAAAAAGATATATAAGCCCAAAGGAGAGGAAGGAGGAGGTAGCAGCCTGGCCTTCAGCCGGCAAAAAAACTACTATAAAAAGACGCTCTTCATTGTCGATGAGGCCTCCATGCTCTCCGAAAGTGCTGAATTTGGAGGTGCCAGCCTGCTATCAGACCTGATACGCTTTGTGTATGAGGACGAAAATAACCGTCTGATGCTGGTAGGAGACAATGCCCAGCTACCTCCTGTGCATCAACTGGAAAGTAAAGCACTTGATAAGGCATGGCTTAAGGAAAAATATAAGCTCAATGTCTATGAGACCGAGCTCACCGAGGTAATGAGGCAGGAGCAGGAGAGTGGTATCCTGAATAATGCCACAGAGCTACGGCAGGAGCTGGTTAAGAAAGACTTCAGCATCCACTTTCGCACGGGTAAATATAAAGACATCTACCGTATGACGGGTGAGCGCCTGGAGGATGGCCTCCGGTATGCGTATGATAAATTTGGCACGGAAGACACCATTGTGATTTGCCGGAGTAACCGTGCTGCTGTGCAGTATAATGAGTACATACGCCGCTCCATTTTCTGGCAGGAAAGTGAAATAGAGGCCGGCGACCTGCTCATGATCGTACGTAATAACTATACTTTCCTGCCTGAGACCGCCGCGGCGGGTTTCCTGGCCAATGGTGACTTTGTGGAAGTAATGAAGATTGTCACTTTTGAGGAATTGTACGGACTGCGGTTTGCCACCCTGGAGCTTAGGTTGCTCGACTATCCGGATCAGGAGCCATTTGAGGCAAAGGTCATTCTGGATACCCTGCACAGTCATTCCCCCTCATTACCACAGGAAGATAACCGGCGATTGTATCAGGAGGTATTGATGGACTACAGCGACCTGGCCAGCAAAACCGAGCGAATGAAAGCAGTGCGCAAGGACCCTTACCTGAATGCGCTGCAGGTGAAGTTTGCATACGCCCTTACCTGCCATAAAAGTCAGGGTGGGCAATGGCAGGCTGTGTTTGTAGACCAGGGGTATCTACCCGATGATCAGGTGGATAAGGAGTATATACGCTGGCTGTATACGGCCGTCACCCGGGCCAAATCAGAGCTGTACCTTGTTAATTTTCACCCTAAGTTTTTCTGA
- a CDS encoding DUF1573 domain-containing protein has product MKKLLTLAFLFVLAMPVFAQEAESQEEANGPRIKFSESLHDFGDIHQGDKVQYVFSFENTGTEPLVLTNVETTCGCTASNWPRDPIAPGETGEMTVTFNSTGKMGLQNKNIRVRSNAVNNVETVKIVTNVLPKQEEG; this is encoded by the coding sequence ATGAAGAAACTTCTGACATTAGCATTTCTTTTTGTACTGGCCATGCCTGTATTTGCTCAGGAAGCCGAGTCACAGGAAGAGGCAAACGGCCCGCGTATTAAATTTTCTGAAAGCCTGCATGACTTTGGTGACATTCATCAGGGTGACAAAGTGCAGTATGTTTTCTCTTTTGAGAACACCGGCACAGAACCTTTGGTATTAACTAATGTGGAAACGACCTGCGGCTGTACCGCGTCTAACTGGCCCCGCGACCCCATCGCTCCCGGCGAAACAGGTGAGATGACTGTGACCTTTAACAGTACGGGTAAAATGGGTCTTCAGAATAAGAACATTCGTGTACGCTCTAATGCTGTTAATAACGTAGAGACAGTAAAGATCGTAACAAACGTACTGCCCAAGCAGGAAGAAGGATAA
- the purB gene encoding adenylosuccinate lyase: protein MKLTELTAVSPVDGRYRRHTASLAPFFSEFGLIKYRVRVEIEYFIALCESGLPQLAGTEKSLFPKLREIYENFTEEEALRIKEIEQTTNHDVKAVEYFLKEKFDSLNLSSQKEFIHFGLTSQDVNNTAIPLSMKEATQEALLPVLEEVVKMIDDRAAEWAEIPMLARTHGQPASPTRMGKEWLVFSERLRSQLGLLRQVPYAAKFGGATGNFNAHHVAYPDQDWKAFGDKFVGDYLGLTRSHPTTQIEHYDHLAAYCDGLKRLNTILIDFSRDVWQYVAMNYFRQKIKKGEVGSSAMPHKVNPIDFENAEGNLGIANALLEHLAAKLPVSRLQRDLTDSTVLRNIGVPAGHMIIAYRSLIKGIGKLELGEKAIRADLEANWAVVAEGIQTVLRRENYPSPYEKLKELTRTNEAITEESISRFIDTLDVNEEVKQELRKITPYSYTGI, encoded by the coding sequence ATGAAACTGACTGAGCTCACTGCCGTATCGCCGGTAGATGGTCGTTATCGCAGACATACGGCTTCACTGGCACCATTTTTTTCTGAATTTGGCCTTATTAAATATCGTGTCCGGGTAGAGATAGAATATTTCATCGCCCTCTGCGAGTCCGGCCTTCCTCAGCTCGCAGGCACCGAAAAGTCCCTGTTTCCCAAGCTCCGTGAGATCTACGAAAACTTCACCGAAGAAGAAGCGCTGCGGATAAAGGAAATTGAGCAAACAACTAATCACGATGTGAAGGCGGTGGAATATTTCCTTAAGGAGAAATTCGACAGTCTGAATCTTAGTAGCCAGAAAGAATTTATTCACTTTGGCCTTACCTCTCAGGATGTAAACAATACGGCTATACCGCTATCTATGAAAGAGGCGACACAGGAGGCTTTGCTACCCGTACTGGAGGAAGTGGTGAAAATGATAGATGACCGTGCGGCCGAGTGGGCGGAAATTCCGATGCTTGCGCGTACTCATGGCCAGCCCGCCTCCCCTACCCGCATGGGAAAAGAGTGGCTTGTATTCAGCGAGCGATTACGGAGCCAGCTGGGTCTACTCAGGCAGGTACCCTATGCAGCCAAATTTGGCGGAGCCACCGGCAATTTCAATGCGCACCATGTAGCCTATCCGGACCAGGACTGGAAGGCCTTCGGGGACAAGTTTGTAGGTGATTACCTGGGCCTCACTCGCAGCCACCCTACTACCCAGATTGAGCATTATGACCATCTGGCCGCCTACTGTGACGGACTGAAGCGACTGAACACGATCCTGATCGACTTTAGCCGTGATGTATGGCAATATGTAGCCATGAACTACTTCCGCCAGAAGATCAAAAAAGGTGAGGTCGGGTCATCTGCCATGCCTCACAAAGTAAATCCTATAGACTTTGAAAACGCTGAAGGCAACCTGGGTATAGCCAATGCATTACTCGAGCACCTGGCAGCAAAACTCCCTGTATCACGCCTGCAGCGCGACCTTACAGACAGCACAGTACTACGTAATATAGGTGTGCCGGCTGGTCACATGATCATAGCATACAGAAGCCTGATAAAAGGGATAGGCAAGCTTGAGCTGGGAGAAAAGGCCATCCGCGCTGACCTTGAGGCAAACTGGGCAGTGGTAGCCGAGGGAATACAAACTGTGCTCAGAAGGGAAAACTACCCTTCTCCCTATGAAAAATTAAAGGAACTGACCCGTACTAACGAAGCGATTACAGAAGAAAGCATAAGCCGGTTTATCGATACACTGGATGTGAATGAGGAGGTAAAACAGGAGTTGCGTAAGATTACCCCATACTCCTATACGGGGATTTAA
- a CDS encoding 2Fe-2S iron-sulfur cluster-binding protein, producing MVLNLFKKKSSGNNDKKASDDKYVTLTIREIVQETEDAVSVVFEKPDGGLEYESGQFLTLILTVNGEKIRRAYSLCTSPYVDDYPAVTVKRVKDGLMSNFIPDNLKAGDNIEVMKPLGKFTTTYEASGERHIILYGGGSGITPLMSIAKSVLTKEPASKVSLIYANRNENSIIFQDAFNELVDEYGDRLQVVHVLDEAPLNWTGPSGLLEPPLLADLVGQLPDMGEANTEHFICGPEGMMKNVEEGLALLKVPADKIHKESFVASKDKSDAPKVAGEDEGHEVTVIYEGEEHKFTVAPGTSILETALELDIDLPFSCQSGLCTACRGKCISGKVKLDEDEGLSQSELDEGFVLTCVGHPLTDDVVIEIG from the coding sequence ATGGTGCTTAATCTTTTTAAGAAAAAGTCTTCAGGTAATAATGACAAAAAAGCGTCTGACGATAAGTATGTGACGCTTACCATCAGGGAGATAGTTCAGGAAACAGAAGATGCTGTATCTGTTGTGTTTGAAAAGCCTGACGGCGGCCTTGAATACGAATCAGGTCAGTTTCTGACACTTATCCTGACGGTTAATGGCGAGAAAATACGCCGGGCTTACTCTCTTTGTACTTCCCCCTATGTGGATGATTACCCTGCCGTTACTGTAAAACGGGTAAAGGACGGGTTGATGTCCAATTTTATCCCTGATAACCTTAAAGCAGGTGATAATATCGAAGTCATGAAGCCTCTGGGTAAATTTACTACAACCTACGAAGCTTCGGGCGAAAGACATATCATACTGTATGGAGGGGGTAGCGGTATTACGCCACTCATGTCTATTGCGAAAAGTGTCCTTACCAAAGAGCCAGCCTCAAAGGTTTCACTGATCTATGCTAACCGTAATGAGAATAGCATCATTTTCCAGGATGCCTTCAATGAGCTGGTGGATGAATACGGTGACAGGCTGCAGGTAGTACATGTACTGGACGAAGCGCCATTAAACTGGACCGGCCCCAGCGGACTGCTTGAACCACCCCTTCTGGCTGATCTGGTAGGGCAGTTGCCTGATATGGGAGAGGCAAATACGGAACACTTTATCTGCGGCCCCGAGGGCATGATGAAAAACGTGGAGGAGGGGCTTGCCTTACTTAAGGTACCTGCCGATAAGATACACAAAGAGAGCTTTGTGGCTTCCAAAGATAAATCTGATGCACCTAAAGTAGCCGGTGAAGACGAAGGACACGAAGTGACCGTTATATATGAGGGAGAGGAGCACAAATTTACCGTGGCGCCTGGTACCTCTATACTGGAAACGGCCCTCGAGCTTGACATTGACTTGCCCTTCTCCTGTCAGAGCGGCCTTTGCACGGCCTGCCGTGGCAAATGCATTAGCGGTAAGGTCAAGCTGGACGAAGACGAAGGCCTGAGCCAATCCGAACTGGATGAAGGATTTGTGCTGACCTGTGTAGGTCACCCCCTTACCGATGATGTGGTCATCGAAATCGGATAA
- a CDS encoding M3 family oligoendopeptidase: MAVEDQVEELTRKDRRFLPNDFEITTWQALKPYYDKLLERNPDSKEALREWFRDRSELEAVVSEDLGWRYIRMTCDTTDEEATKAYQYFVTEIDPNIAPLAHEMNRKVLENPHLEELKKEEGYDVMVRGIEKEFTLFREENIPLNTEIQTNSQKFAAITGAMSVTINGQEYTLQQANDFLYSLDREVRENAYRKVQDRRLQDREKLDALFDTLVKLRDQVAKNADKANYRDYMFESLGRFDYTPQDCFQFHESVLAEAVPVKDQMEQQRKEQLGVDELRPWDKQVNAEGKESLKPFKGGADLLDRTITCFSRLDPYLGSCLETMKEMGHLDLESRKGKAPGGYNYPLLETGVPFIFMNATSTLRDLVTMLHEGGHAVHSFLTKNLEIKDFKDAPSEIAELASMSMELLSMDHWDVFFDNEEDLKRAKKEHLEQIIDVLPWVACIDKFQHWIYENPGHTDKERADMWLQIYEDFSDDVTDWSDLELNRRFAWQKQLHLFEVPFYYIEYGFAQLGAIAVWKNYRENPEKGLQGYLNALKLGYTQSIPEVYEAAGIKFDFRREYIRELMQFVRTELEKAGS, from the coding sequence ATGGCTGTTGAAGACCAAGTAGAAGAACTTACCAGGAAAGACAGAAGGTTTTTACCGAATGACTTTGAAATAACCACCTGGCAAGCACTCAAACCCTATTACGACAAACTGCTGGAAAGAAACCCTGACAGCAAAGAGGCGCTCCGGGAGTGGTTTCGCGACAGGTCTGAACTGGAGGCTGTAGTTAGTGAAGACCTCGGATGGCGGTACATTCGCATGACCTGCGATACCACTGACGAGGAGGCCACTAAAGCCTATCAGTACTTTGTGACTGAAATTGACCCTAATATTGCGCCTCTGGCTCATGAAATGAATCGTAAGGTTCTTGAAAACCCCCACCTGGAAGAGCTAAAGAAAGAGGAAGGCTATGATGTAATGGTGAGAGGGATAGAAAAGGAGTTTACGCTGTTCCGGGAAGAGAATATTCCTCTGAATACCGAAATACAGACGAATAGCCAGAAGTTTGCTGCCATAACCGGGGCAATGAGCGTGACGATCAACGGACAGGAGTATACGCTGCAACAGGCTAATGATTTTCTCTATAGCCTGGACCGTGAGGTACGTGAAAATGCTTACCGGAAAGTGCAGGACCGCCGTCTGCAGGATCGGGAAAAGCTGGATGCCCTTTTTGACACCTTAGTAAAACTTCGCGATCAGGTAGCTAAAAATGCCGATAAGGCAAATTATCGTGACTACATGTTCGAGTCACTGGGTCGCTTCGACTATACCCCCCAGGATTGCTTCCAGTTTCATGAAAGTGTCCTTGCCGAGGCTGTACCTGTAAAGGATCAGATGGAGCAACAGCGTAAGGAGCAGCTGGGAGTAGATGAACTACGCCCGTGGGATAAGCAGGTAAACGCTGAAGGGAAAGAATCACTCAAGCCTTTTAAAGGAGGTGCTGACTTACTCGATCGTACTATCACTTGCTTTAGCCGCCTGGATCCCTATCTGGGGAGTTGCCTGGAGACTATGAAAGAGATGGGCCACCTTGACCTTGAGAGTCGTAAAGGAAAAGCTCCCGGCGGGTATAACTATCCTCTGCTGGAAACAGGCGTGCCCTTTATATTTATGAATGCCACGAGCACCCTGCGTGACCTGGTTACTATGCTGCACGAAGGAGGCCACGCCGTACATAGCTTCCTGACTAAGAATCTTGAAATCAAAGATTTTAAAGATGCACCTTCCGAGATTGCTGAGCTGGCTTCGATGTCTATGGAGCTGCTAAGCATGGATCACTGGGATGTATTCTTTGATAATGAGGAAGACCTTAAGCGCGCCAAGAAAGAACATCTGGAACAGATTATTGATGTGCTTCCGTGGGTGGCCTGTATTGATAAGTTCCAGCACTGGATATATGAGAATCCAGGCCATACAGATAAGGAGCGTGCCGATATGTGGCTACAGATATATGAAGATTTCTCAGATGATGTGACAGACTGGTCAGATCTTGAGCTAAACCGTCGCTTTGCCTGGCAGAAGCAGTTACACCTTTTTGAGGTGCCATTTTACTACATAGAGTACGGGTTTGCTCAACTGGGGGCTATTGCGGTATGGAAAAACTACCGTGAGAATCCTGAGAAAGGCCTTCAGGGGTATCTTAACGCGCTGAAACTCGGGTATACCCAGTCTATCCCGGAGGTGTATGAAGCGGCAGGCATCAAGTTTGATTTCCGCAGAGAGTACATCCGGGAGCTTATGCAGTTCGTACGTACTGAGCTTGAAAAGGCGGGAAGCTAA
- the paaD gene encoding 1,2-phenylacetyl-CoA epoxidase subunit PaaD produces MTEQDIYTLLKDVMDPEIPVLSLVDLGVITGVEIYDEDKVRVEMTPTFVGCPAMDYMKQEVEDKLKSNGIPEPEVNITFREHWSSDKITPEGRKKLKEFGLAPPPASGGANLIEDLDILEKVECPNCGSINTIMKTPFGPTLCRSIHHCEDCKETFEQFKPL; encoded by the coding sequence ATGACCGAACAAGACATATATACCCTACTAAAAGACGTAATGGATCCGGAGATACCCGTGCTATCACTGGTAGACCTGGGAGTTATTACCGGTGTGGAAATATATGACGAGGATAAGGTAAGGGTGGAAATGACGCCTACATTTGTAGGATGCCCGGCTATGGACTATATGAAGCAGGAAGTCGAAGACAAACTGAAGTCAAATGGCATCCCTGAACCGGAGGTAAACATCACTTTTCGCGAGCACTGGTCTTCGGACAAAATAACGCCCGAAGGCCGCAAAAAACTGAAAGAGTTCGGACTCGCACCACCACCTGCTTCCGGTGGCGCTAATTTAATCGAAGACCTGGACATACTGGAAAAAGTGGAATGTCCTAACTGCGGCAGCATCAACACCATAATGAAGACTCCCTTCGGCCCTACACTGTGCCGGAGCATACACCACTGTGAAGATTGTAAGGAAACTTTCGAGCAATTTAAGCCACTCTGA
- the paaC gene encoding 1,2-phenylacetyl-CoA epoxidase subunit PaaC, whose translation MDPIIIKDFLYKVADDQLILGHRNSEWTGVGPVLEEDIAFSSMAQDKVGQSQALYELLHKLGEGEPDTVAFMRNAEQFHNCQFVELPTKDYAFSLIRHFLFDYAELIRFKMLMESSYEPLAQVAAKIQGEIKYHVMHARTFIRQLGSATEESVSRLQEAMNESVPYALGIFEKSKYEEDIISSGLFKGEEALKAEWMNAITEVVSQSSLTLPDLKAAEPKMGGRYGQHTEHLQPLLDEMSEVFRQDPMAEW comes from the coding sequence ATGGATCCCATCATCATCAAAGATTTTTTATATAAGGTAGCCGACGACCAGTTGATCCTGGGGCACCGTAACTCAGAATGGACAGGTGTAGGCCCTGTACTGGAAGAAGATATTGCATTCTCCAGCATGGCACAGGACAAGGTTGGGCAAAGCCAGGCTCTGTACGAACTCCTGCACAAACTGGGTGAAGGCGAGCCGGACACGGTAGCTTTCATGCGTAATGCAGAGCAGTTTCATAATTGCCAGTTCGTAGAACTACCTACAAAAGACTACGCCTTTAGCCTTATCAGGCATTTCCTTTTTGATTATGCGGAGCTCATACGCTTTAAAATGTTGATGGAAAGCAGCTACGAGCCATTGGCCCAGGTGGCTGCGAAAATCCAGGGTGAGATCAAATATCATGTGATGCATGCCCGTACCTTCATCAGGCAGCTGGGCTCGGCCACCGAAGAGAGTGTGAGCCGCCTGCAAGAAGCAATGAACGAATCGGTTCCCTATGCCCTTGGCATATTTGAAAAAAGTAAGTATGAGGAAGATATTATATCATCAGGCCTGTTTAAAGGGGAAGAAGCGCTGAAAGCAGAATGGATGAATGCCATTACTGAGGTAGTTAGCCAAAGCAGCCTTACCCTGCCAGACCTGAAGGCAGCTGAGCCTAAAATGGGCGGGCGATACGGCCAGCATACAGAGCATTTGCAGCCACTCCTTGATGAAATGAGCGAAGTATTCCGCCAGGACCCTATGGCGGAGTGGTAA
- a CDS encoding phenylacetic acid degradation b, with translation MTDNKTIESLDPRVTRLGISESWDGSLEPKAPMDQFETYEVFVKPKESKPFEHAGIVHAPNEEMGFLFAKEQYTRRGFTCFGLFVVPTSSIQVAPMIDGDTNLYDLIDEDAEVDRSGEKTSYELFHLKKRGKQHVYAGTVEAHGFEDAIMEGKKNFHDGKPLVNLWVIRTEDLFVPEDAELDLWSTLHEKKYREPIDYKAADKIKKFKEEQAAG, from the coding sequence ATGACTGATAACAAAACGATAGAATCACTCGATCCCCGTGTGACCCGGCTGGGTATTTCCGAAAGCTGGGATGGCAGCCTGGAGCCTAAGGCGCCCATGGATCAGTTCGAGACGTACGAAGTATTTGTAAAGCCTAAGGAAAGCAAGCCATTTGAACATGCGGGTATTGTGCATGCTCCCAATGAAGAAATGGGCTTTCTTTTTGCTAAAGAGCAATATACCCGCCGTGGTTTCACCTGCTTTGGCCTATTCGTTGTGCCCACTTCATCCATACAGGTAGCGCCTATGATAGATGGTGATACCAACCTGTATGACCTTATTGACGAGGATGCCGAGGTTGACCGTAGTGGTGAGAAAACCTCCTATGAGCTTTTTCATCTTAAGAAAAGAGGCAAGCAGCACGTATATGCAGGTACGGTAGAAGCTCATGGGTTTGAAGATGCGATCATGGAGGGAAAGAAGAACTTCCACGATGGCAAACCGCTTGTAAACTTATGGGTGATCCGTACAGAAGATCTCTTTGTGCCGGAAGACGCGGAACTGGACCTTTGGTCTACTCTTCATGAAAAGAAGTACCGCGAGCCAATTGATTACAAAGCGGCTGATAAGATTAAAAAATTTAAGGAAGAGCAGGCAGCCGGATAG
- the paaA gene encoding 1,2-phenylacetyl-CoA epoxidase subunit PaaA, whose translation MYGGGQIFEAPDYKELLKNEDPEQLAEFEARIDRGEKIEPHDWMPALYRKQLIRMIEQHAHSEIIGALPEGTWITRAPGFKRKLALMAKVQDEVGHAQLLYAAAETLGKSREQMLDDLITGKSKYSNIFNYPAFTWADSTVISWLVDAGAIVNQLANSKGSYGPYCRALERICAEESFHLKYGHHAVIHLATGSPIQRKMVQEALHRWWPPLMHFFGPPDKASVHSEILMRWKVKMASNDECRQQFLDMYVPKIWELGLTLPDPNLKKNQETGQWEYTEPDWEEFKRVINGDGPLNKERLAVRSTAESRGRWVREALLRPKAEYVTPLA comes from the coding sequence ATGTACGGTGGTGGACAAATATTTGAAGCTCCTGACTATAAGGAGTTACTGAAAAATGAAGATCCCGAGCAGCTCGCGGAATTCGAGGCACGAATTGATCGTGGTGAGAAGATAGAGCCGCACGACTGGATGCCTGCCCTGTATCGTAAGCAGCTTATCCGTATGATTGAGCAGCATGCGCACTCGGAGATCATCGGAGCCCTGCCGGAGGGTACGTGGATTACCCGCGCGCCAGGCTTTAAGCGTAAGCTTGCGCTTATGGCAAAGGTGCAGGATGAGGTAGGTCACGCCCAACTGCTCTACGCAGCAGCCGAAACACTCGGCAAGTCGCGCGAGCAGATGCTGGATGACCTGATCACAGGTAAGTCTAAATACAGTAATATCTTCAACTATCCTGCCTTTACCTGGGCAGACTCCACCGTAATTAGCTGGCTGGTAGATGCCGGTGCTATCGTGAATCAGTTAGCTAACAGCAAAGGTTCTTATGGCCCTTACTGCCGTGCCCTGGAGCGTATCTGTGCCGAGGAGAGCTTCCACCTGAAGTACGGTCACCATGCCGTAATTCACCTGGCCACAGGGTCACCCATCCAACGCAAAATGGTACAGGAAGCCCTGCACCGCTGGTGGCCACCACTCATGCACTTTTTCGGGCCTCCTGACAAAGCATCTGTACACTCAGAAATTCTGATGCGCTGGAAGGTAAAGATGGCGTCTAATGACGAATGCCGCCAGCAATTCCTGGATATGTACGTGCCTAAGATCTGGGAACTGGGTCTAACACTGCCTGATCCTAACCTCAAAAAGAACCAGGAAACAGGGCAGTGGGAATACACTGAACCTGACTGGGAAGAATTTAAGCGCGTGATTAACGGCGATGGCCCCCTAAACAAGGAGCGCCTGGCCGTAAGATCTACTGCTGAAAGCCGTGGTCGCTGGGTGCGTGAAGCCCTGCTGAGACCTAAAGCGGAATATGTAACACCCCTGGCTTAA
- a CDS encoding TetR/AcrR family transcriptional regulator yields the protein MLKTRKLSRKEQITKVATLLFRKKGYTAASMRDLATELGIEAASLYSHIRSKEQILDKICFRMVDAFVEGLNQVEQEVIGADAKLRRAIVTHIVVITRDTDASAVFFNEWRHLSNERLQEFLLQREAYEERFREIMREGIRDGVFKEVDARFATLTLLSSLNWTYNWYRKDGKMSPEEIGNQLADLLINGLKQ from the coding sequence ATGTTGAAAACGCGAAAACTTTCCCGCAAGGAGCAAATCACCAAAGTAGCCACCCTGCTATTCAGGAAGAAGGGCTACACAGCAGCGTCCATGCGGGATTTGGCTACTGAGCTCGGTATTGAAGCGGCTAGCCTGTACTCGCACATTCGCTCTAAAGAGCAGATCCTTGATAAGATATGTTTCCGGATGGTTGATGCCTTCGTGGAAGGATTAAACCAGGTAGAGCAGGAGGTCATAGGGGCCGATGCAAAGCTAAGGCGGGCAATAGTTACGCATATTGTGGTTATTACCCGTGATACAGATGCCTCAGCCGTTTTTTTTAATGAGTGGCGGCATCTCAGCAACGAGCGCCTGCAGGAGTTCCTTCTACAGCGTGAGGCCTACGAGGAGCGTTTTCGTGAGATAATGCGTGAGGGCATTCGGGATGGTGTTTTTAAGGAGGTAGACGCCCGCTTTGCTACACTTACCCTGCTTTCTTCACTAAACTGGACTTACAACTGGTATCGTAAAGATGGAAAGATGAGTCCGGAAGAGATCGGCAACCAATTAGCTGATCTGTTAATAAATGGATTGAAACAATAA
- a CDS encoding RNA polymerase sigma factor, producing the protein MKLRLRKVISEKQLAEGCRQKDRKIQRQVYEHFSPLMFTVCKRYISDASQAEEVMLGGFMKVYEKIDMFEGNGSFEGWIRRIMVNESLSWLRKHKILSLQVSLEEARDESEQEVADHLVTNQDLMNLIAQLPDGYRTVFNLYAIEGYGHKEIAQKTGITESTSKSQLSRARQMLQRNLKAIQHEAKKKICSHEA; encoded by the coding sequence ATGAAACTACGATTACGAAAGGTGATATCAGAAAAACAGCTAGCTGAAGGATGCCGGCAAAAAGACCGGAAGATCCAGCGGCAGGTGTATGAGCACTTTTCGCCCCTAATGTTCACTGTCTGCAAGCGATATATCAGCGATGCCTCTCAGGCGGAAGAAGTGATGTTAGGAGGCTTTATGAAGGTCTATGAAAAAATAGATATGTTCGAAGGCAACGGTAGTTTTGAAGGGTGGATCAGGAGGATAATGGTAAATGAGTCGCTTTCCTGGCTCAGAAAACACAAAATCCTGAGCCTGCAGGTTTCCCTGGAAGAAGCCAGGGATGAAAGTGAACAGGAAGTAGCGGACCATCTGGTCACTAACCAGGATCTGATGAATCTTATCGCTCAATTACCAGACGGTTACCGTACCGTATTTAACCTCTACGCTATAGAGGGCTACGGCCATAAGGAAATTGCTCAGAAAACAGGCATTACTGAAAGTACCAGCAAATCGCAGTTGAGCCGGGCAAGGCAAATGCTGCAGCGCAACCTTAAGGCCATTCAACATGAAGCAAAAAAAAAGATCTGTAGCCATGAAGCATGA
- a CDS encoding carboxypeptidase regulatory-like domain-containing protein, with amino-acid sequence MTSILTILTFCLLAIGCGASSQNQSQDADASRDAISQGISGTLIERSGNFMPTPENDTPHRGTEEPHQGTIEVYNPINVSGLGQGPYYKITEEPLHSLKTNEEGHFSVQLSPGIYSLFIKTDRGLYAKTFNGQGIIGPVEVTEGKVTEVEMILDNEATY; translated from the coding sequence ATGACTTCCATACTCACCATACTTACTTTTTGCCTGCTGGCTATAGGCTGTGGCGCCTCATCTCAAAACCAATCACAGGACGCAGACGCAAGCAGAGACGCTATAAGCCAGGGTATCAGCGGTACCCTAATCGAACGAAGCGGAAATTTCATGCCCACTCCGGAAAATGACACCCCGCACCGTGGCACAGAAGAACCCCACCAAGGCACTATCGAAGTATATAATCCGATAAATGTATCAGGCCTTGGCCAGGGACCTTACTACAAGATTACAGAGGAGCCACTTCACTCCCTGAAGACGAATGAAGAGGGGCACTTCAGCGTGCAGCTTTCGCCAGGCATCTATAGCCTTTTTATTAAAACTGACAGGGGGCTTTATGCCAAAACTTTCAACGGGCAGGGAATCATAGGACCTGTGGAAGTTACAGAAGGCAAGGTCACTGAAGTAGAAATGATCCTGGATAACGAAGCCACTTACTAA